In Sphingobacterium sp. R2, the genomic stretch TTGTAGAATCCATTCCAAAATATTATCCAGAATTGAAGGTCGATTATCCAAGCGAAAAAATATGGTATGGTTACAGACCCTGCTCGCCTGATGGATTGCCCTATCTGGGAAGATTGAAAAAACTTGATAATGTCTTTGTTGCCGGCGGGGGTGGTATGATGGGGTTGAGCTTGGGCCCTGCCTATGGGAAAGTTGTTGCAGATTTATTGGCAGGACAGAAAATAGAGGCTGAAATCGCTGGTTTTAGGCCGGATCGTTTTGACCGATAAAATAGAGATATAAAACCGACGCCCGAATTATGAATCGTTCTTTTTCTTTTAAAGCTTCCAAAACTTTGTTTTATGGACTACTCTTTCTATTTCCCATCTCCATGCATGCACAGAAGATGAAATTATACGAGCATACAACCCCTATAGAACCTTTTATTGTGCAATATAAGCATGATGTTGAGGCGATAAACTATTTTTATGGCCCTATGCCCAAAGGCTGGGGTAATCAGCAGGCTGCCGCTTCGCCCGAACAGTTAGCACGTCTTCAGCGTTTGGATAACGAATATTTGAACAAGCTGGACAAGTTCCCTTATGAAGAACTCGAAACATCGGGGCAGGTCGATTTTATCTTACTGAAGCGCAAACTAAAAAGTGATCTCCTTTCATTGAAAGAAGATGAGTCGAATTACAACCGGTTATCTGTGTATTTACCTTTCGCACAGCGAATTTTTGCACTTGAAAAGGAACGCCGTAGGGGGAAGCGTCTGGCAGGAGAAGATGTCGCGAAAGAGCTGACGCTGGTTGCCGGTGAAATCGATCGGTCAATAGCTGCGCTTCAGGAAAAGACCAACATTCCTTATTCAGATGTTAACTTTCTGGTTGCCTTATTAAATTCACTGGACTTAAGGATCACCAGCACCTTCGATTTTTATAATGGATACGACCCTGAATTTACATGGTGGGTACCCGCCATATATCAGCAAGTGAAAAGCAAGCTCTCGGATTATAAGGAGAAATTGGCAGCAAAAAGTGATTGGAAAGTGTTTGATGACGGTAGTCAGATTGCTGGTTGGCCTATTGGGGAAAAAGAGATAAACCGAAGGCTCAAAGCAGAAATGATCAGTTACACCGCTGCCGATCTTTTAAAACTGGCTGATCAAGAGTTTAAATGGTGTGAGGCCGAGTTATTGAAAGCGAGCCGTGAAATGGGGTTTGGCAATGACTGGCGGGCTGCACAGGAAAAAGTTAAAAACTCCTACGTACCCATTGGACAACAGCCGGAGCTCATCATGAGATTGTATAACGATGCACAGCAATTTATTGAACAAAATAAACTCATGACTATTCCTGAGCTGGCAGATGAGACTTGGGGCATGATCATGATGACACCTGAACGGCAGCGGGTCAATCCCTTTTTTACAGGCGGACGGGAAATTAGCATATCCTATCCGACAAACACGATGGATCAGCAGGCGAAACTGATGAGTATGCGTGGCAATAATCCTTATTTCTCCCGTGGCACAGTCCAACATGAATTGATTCCTGGTCATCATCTTCAATATTTTATGAATAGGCGTTACAAGCCTTACCGCGAAGAGGCATTTAACACGCCATTTTGGACGGAAGGATGGACATTGTACTGGGAATTGCTGCTGTATAGCAAGGGATTTGCAAAAACTCCGGAGGAGCGAATCGGAATGTTATTTTGGCGCATGCATCGCTGTGCAAGAATAACCTTTAGTATTAAATTTCATTTAGGGGAGTGGACGCCGCAGCAATGCATCGATTATCTGGTAAACCGCGTGGGATTTGAGTCGGCTAATGCGCACGGTGAAGTAAAGAGATCGTTTGAAGGTTCCTATGATCCTCTATATCAGCTGGCCTATCTCGTAGGCGGCTTGCAATTGATGCGTATCAAAGAGGAGGTCGTAGATCAAGGGAAAATGTCATTTGCTGCATTCCACGACCGTGTGATCAAAGAAAATTATCTACCGATGGAAATGTTGAGAGCGATTATCAAGGGCGAGAAGTTAACCCCCGATTATGAGACAAACTGGAAGTTTTATCATTTTAATAACTAGGTTTTTATGAGTGAGTCGAAACAAACTTTTCAAAAGTCTCTCGGGTTACTGGATGCCACTATGCTGGTGGTTGGAAGTATGATCGGTTCTGGGATTTTTATTGTATCTGCGGATATTGCGCGCAACACGGGATCTGCAGGCTGGATGATGGTCGTATGGCTGATTTGTGGTTTTATGACTTTGACTGCAGCGTTGAGCTATGGAGAATTGAGTGCGATGTTTCCAAAGGCAGGAGGACAATACATTTACCTACGGGAGGCTTATGGGCCAGTGTTGAGTTTTGTATTTGGCTGGACATTTTTTGCCGTTATACAAACTGCGACTATAGCGGCTGTGGGGGTGGCTTTTGCTAAATTTACAGCCTATCTCTTCCCTTCTATGGATGAAGATGTTTACCTGCTAGAATGGTCAGATTATCGGGTATCGGCAGCGCAACTGCTGGCAATTGCCGTCATTATTGTATTAACCTATATTAATTCAAGAGGCGTAAATAGCGGAAAGCGCGTACAGACATCCATCACATTGATCAAGATCGGGAGTCTGCTGCTCTTGTTGCTCTTTGGATTCCTGGCTTTGAAACATGAAGTTTGGACTTTGAACTGGGACAATATATCACTTTGGTCAATGCGCCGTTTAAATACGGATGGAACGTACACATCTTATGATGGATTTTCAGCAATGGGCGCTTTTTCTGCGGCTATGGTCGGTGCACTCTTCAGCAGCGATTCCTGGCACTCATCTTCCGCTGTAGCTGGCGAAATTAAAAATCCACAACGTAATATCGGGTTGAGTCTAGCATTAGGGACTTTACTGGTTACCGTAATCTATCTCCTGACTAATTTGATGTACACCGGCATTTTGCCTTTGGAAGCTATGGTCAATGCACCAAAAGATCGTGTAGCCATGAGTGTCGCACAAGAAGTTTTTGGCCCTTTTGGGATTACTATTATAGCCATTATGATCATGATCAGCACATTTGGTTGCAATAATGGGATTATCCTGGCAGGAGCGAGGGTGTATTATTCTATGGCCAAAGATGGTTTGTTTTTTAAAAGGGCGGGTAAGCTCAATGCGCATGCGGTACCTGCCTGGGCACTCTGGATACAATGTGTTGCTGCGTCAATATGGTGTTTAAGCGGAAAATATGGTGATTTATTGGACATGATTACCTGTGTGGTCGTTATATTTTATGTACTCGCGATTGCGGGTATTATTCGTCTCCGTATCACACGTCCAGATTTGAACAGACCCTATAAAGCATTTGGCTATCCTTTTCTTCCCATTCTTTACATTCTGATGGGACTTGCCTTTATTGGGTTGATGGTTATTTTTAAACCCAACTATACCTGGCCCGGCATTATCATTGCACTATTGGGTATCCCGATCTATTATTTAATCAATCCTAAGCGAAGAAAGCATGAAGTTTCTTAGTACAGCGGTTTTGTTGTTGTCGGCACAGTTTCTGTTTGGTCAAGGAACTTTGGCAGATTATACACGTGCACAAAACCTAAAAAAACAATTGACCAACAAAATTGAAAATCAGCCCGGCCAATTTTATTGGAATGATAAGGGGGATCTCTTTTGGTACGATCGAAATACGTTGCAGGGAAAAGAGTATATTTTGGTCAATCCCCAGGCAAAAACAAAAGAACAGCTGTTTGATCTGACGAAAGTATTTTCGTTAGTGGATGAAAAATTGGGAAAGAAAATCGAAAATCGTGTTATTTCCAATGATCAGATAAAATTGCTGGACGAGGATCAAGTGTCGCTCGATATCGCGGGCTACCTGTGGATCTGGAACCGCCGTTCCTCGCAATTGAGCCAAGGCGCTGCAAGTGGAAACAAAGATCGAAATACGCGATATTGGGGGCAGCGTGAGCAGGGAAATGCCTATAGGGAAGTCGAATCTCCAGATAAAAAACATGTGGCATTTATCCGCAATAATAATGTATTCCTGGCAAAAAAAGGAAACACAAACGAGGCGCGACAAATTACCTTTGATGGCAACACGGCAAATTATTATAGCAATGATATTCAATGGGCACCAGATAGCCGTAAGCTGGCTACAGTAAAAACTCAAAAAATAGAGATCAGGCAACTGACGCTTATTG encodes the following:
- a CDS encoding APC family permease, with product MSESKQTFQKSLGLLDATMLVVGSMIGSGIFIVSADIARNTGSAGWMMVVWLICGFMTLTAALSYGELSAMFPKAGGQYIYLREAYGPVLSFVFGWTFFAVIQTATIAAVGVAFAKFTAYLFPSMDEDVYLLEWSDYRVSAAQLLAIAVIIVLTYINSRGVNSGKRVQTSITLIKIGSLLLLLLFGFLALKHEVWTLNWDNISLWSMRRLNTDGTYTSYDGFSAMGAFSAAMVGALFSSDSWHSSSAVAGEIKNPQRNIGLSLALGTLLVTVIYLLTNLMYTGILPLEAMVNAPKDRVAMSVAQEVFGPFGITIIAIMIMISTFGCNNGIILAGARVYYSMAKDGLFFKRAGKLNAHAVPAWALWIQCVAASIWCLSGKYGDLLDMITCVVVIFYVLAIAGIIRLRITRPDLNRPYKAFGYPFLPILYILMGLAFIGLMVIFKPNYTWPGIIIALLGIPIYYLINPKRRKHEVS
- a CDS encoding DUF885 family protein, translated to MNRSFSFKASKTLFYGLLFLFPISMHAQKMKLYEHTTPIEPFIVQYKHDVEAINYFYGPMPKGWGNQQAAASPEQLARLQRLDNEYLNKLDKFPYEELETSGQVDFILLKRKLKSDLLSLKEDESNYNRLSVYLPFAQRIFALEKERRRGKRLAGEDVAKELTLVAGEIDRSIAALQEKTNIPYSDVNFLVALLNSLDLRITSTFDFYNGYDPEFTWWVPAIYQQVKSKLSDYKEKLAAKSDWKVFDDGSQIAGWPIGEKEINRRLKAEMISYTAADLLKLADQEFKWCEAELLKASREMGFGNDWRAAQEKVKNSYVPIGQQPELIMRLYNDAQQFIEQNKLMTIPELADETWGMIMMTPERQRVNPFFTGGREISISYPTNTMDQQAKLMSMRGNNPYFSRGTVQHELIPGHHLQYFMNRRYKPYREEAFNTPFWTEGWTLYWELLLYSKGFAKTPEERIGMLFWRMHRCARITFSIKFHLGEWTPQQCIDYLVNRVGFESANAHGEVKRSFEGSYDPLYQLAYLVGGLQLMRIKEEVVDQGKMSFAAFHDRVIKENYLPMEMLRAIIKGEKLTPDYETNWKFYHFNN